A stretch of Fundicoccus culcitae DNA encodes these proteins:
- a CDS encoding class I SAM-dependent methyltransferase encodes MSEQYFTHKPSSEERYREFTVDVAGFPLRFVTSEGVFSKNRMDYGSKFLVETFIEKNIIKEDKKILELGAGYGPVAITLAKAYPNCSVMGIEVNERAFELSKKNATLNQVEVNFEVGDATTYAVAGLDVDVVLTNPPIRAGKAVIQAFVNQAYKALVLEGELWVVVQKKQGAPSMQSHMQAIFGNVEKLKQDKGYWILKSQKTSD; translated from the coding sequence ATGAGCGAACAATATTTTACTCACAAGCCAAGCAGTGAAGAGCGTTACAGAGAATTTACGGTTGATGTGGCTGGGTTTCCCTTGCGTTTTGTAACGTCTGAAGGTGTTTTTTCTAAAAATCGGATGGATTATGGCTCAAAGTTTTTAGTAGAAACCTTTATTGAAAAGAATATTATTAAGGAAGATAAAAAGATACTGGAGTTGGGAGCTGGCTACGGTCCGGTTGCGATTACTTTAGCTAAGGCGTACCCAAATTGTTCCGTAATGGGGATTGAGGTTAATGAACGCGCGTTTGAGTTATCTAAAAAGAATGCGACTTTAAACCAAGTTGAGGTTAATTTTGAAGTAGGCGATGCAACAACTTATGCAGTAGCTGGCTTAGATGTCGATGTTGTGTTAACTAACCCTCCTATTCGTGCAGGCAAAGCAGTGATACAAGCCTTTGTGAATCAAGCCTATAAAGCTCTCGTTCTTGAAGGCGAACTCTGGGTCGTCGTGCAAAAGAAACAAGGCGCCCCATCCATGCAATCCCACATGCAAGCCATTTTCGGCAACGTCGAAAAACTCAAACAAGACAAAGGCTACTGGATCCTAAAAAGCCAAAAAACAAGCGATTGA
- the manA gene encoding mannose-6-phosphate isomerase, class I — translation MMQPIFLKPVLQDKIWGGRKLYTHFGLELPSQTIGEAWSISAHPNGVSEVISPAEFAGIGLDELYQTHPELFCDYTEERFPLLTKILDANQNLSVQVHPDDSYALEHEGELGKTECWYIISADPGSKIIYGHNAQTPEEFAAMVEEGRWDELLREVPVKDGDFFYVPHGTIHAIGSGIVILETQQNSDTTYRVYDYGRKDASGQERDLHIQPSLDVTQFPHQDPQINITEETQDGGKIVHYLTNEYFSVYKWDLKKALTVELTKPYYLATVITGEGEMEVDGQIYPLKLADSFILPAGIQSITLKGDLEIIVSNPETKVETV, via the coding sequence ATTATGCAGCCAATTTTTTTAAAGCCGGTTTTACAAGATAAAATTTGGGGTGGGAGAAAACTATACACCCATTTTGGTTTAGAGTTACCTAGTCAAACGATTGGAGAAGCTTGGTCGATTAGTGCGCATCCAAATGGCGTTTCTGAAGTTATCTCTCCAGCTGAATTTGCTGGTATAGGACTGGATGAATTATATCAAACGCACCCAGAATTATTCTGTGACTATACGGAAGAACGTTTTCCTTTGTTGACAAAAATTCTTGATGCCAATCAAAACCTATCTGTGCAAGTGCATCCTGATGATAGCTACGCCCTAGAGCATGAAGGTGAACTCGGTAAAACAGAATGTTGGTATATTATATCAGCTGACCCTGGTTCGAAAATTATTTATGGTCATAATGCGCAAACTCCCGAAGAATTTGCGGCAATGGTTGAAGAGGGTCGTTGGGATGAATTATTGCGTGAAGTTCCGGTTAAAGATGGCGATTTTTTCTATGTTCCCCATGGCACGATTCACGCCATCGGCTCAGGCATCGTGATTTTAGAAACTCAACAAAATTCGGATACCACCTACCGCGTATACGATTATGGACGCAAAGACGCTTCAGGCCAAGAACGTGATCTTCACATCCAACCATCCCTTGATGTGACCCAATTCCCTCATCAAGACCCTCAAATAAATATCACTGAAGAAACCCAAGACGGGGGTAAAATTGTCCATTACTTAACTAATGAATACTTTAGTGTTTATAAATGGGATTTGAAAAAAGCCTTAACGGTAGAGCTAACGAAACCTTATTATTTAGCTACCGTCATTACAGGAGAAGGTGAAATGGAAGTTGATGGGCAAATCTATCCTTTAAAATTAGCTGATTCATTTATTTTACCTGCGGGAATCCAATCGATTACTTTAAAGGGTGATTTAGAAATAATTGTATCCAATCCTGAAACAAAGGTAGAAACCGTCTAA
- a CDS encoding Cof-type HAD-IIB family hydrolase, with protein sequence MIKLFVSDLDGTLLNEHHVISDRTAEAIRALQDNGIEFMVATGREYFSAHQLLSAHNIHCRMINLNGAVIHDDEGNVLKTQPIEAGDFATIIKHIEDPSINATVITDKGFYVSDYENYVQRMKRFINNPHTEQDSGNEDITVAQLSLLYREIKPLSQLDSKQLPVVYKVMFFSSDLDKLGQTRRNIETLPTIDVTSSNHDNLEITHIKAQKGLAIEEYVRTQDYTMAEVAAIGDSLNDRSMIQMVGHSYAMANGVDSIKESARYLAPSNELDGVAQVINQIIDNPPK encoded by the coding sequence ATGATTAAGCTTTTTGTTTCTGATTTAGATGGAACGTTATTGAATGAACATCATGTAATTAGTGATCGAACCGCTGAAGCCATTAGAGCATTACAAGACAACGGTATTGAATTTATGGTAGCTACAGGTCGTGAATATTTTTCTGCCCATCAACTATTAAGTGCACACAATATCCATTGTCGCATGATAAACTTAAACGGTGCTGTTATCCACGATGATGAAGGTAATGTATTAAAAACACAACCGATAGAAGCAGGTGACTTTGCCACTATTATCAAACATATAGAGGATCCTTCTATTAATGCTACGGTTATTACCGATAAAGGATTTTATGTGTCAGATTATGAAAACTACGTACAACGTATGAAACGTTTTATAAATAATCCACATACGGAACAAGATAGTGGAAATGAAGACATTACCGTCGCCCAACTTTCGCTGTTATATCGTGAAATAAAACCTTTGTCTCAATTAGATTCAAAGCAACTACCTGTAGTCTACAAAGTGATGTTCTTTAGCTCCGATTTAGACAAACTTGGACAAACGCGACGTAACATTGAGACCTTACCAACCATCGATGTGACCTCATCCAATCACGATAATTTAGAGATAACCCATATTAAAGCTCAAAAAGGCCTTGCGATTGAAGAATATGTGCGTACCCAAGACTACACCATGGCTGAAGTTGCTGCCATTGGTGATTCCTTAAATGACCGCTCTATGATTCAAATGGTCGGCCACAGCTATGCCATGGCCAATGGGGTTGATTCCATCAAAGAATCAGCTCGATACCTAGCCCCATCTAACGAACTCGACGGCGTCGCCCAAGTCATCAATCAAATCATCGACAACCCCCCTAAATAA
- a CDS encoding prepilin peptidase, translating to MLFFYVLIFYCGACLASFLLWLAGTWNQGAIRFKQRSQCDNCQRPLHWYELFPIFSSLFARFRCVSCSKPISFNYFLSEFFIGLLWVFLVHHLTYSFDNTLLAQIFLLLRIILLILMAFIDILERWVPDVLQLGIFICSLIELNSVHFSFVLILFFLLLLIFLLGSQYIGGADLKLIFSLSLTIPFHLFPHFLFISSLSGLFFVFFYNRFTKTNMIEIPFVPFLSLAYYCLLFL from the coding sequence ATGTTGTTTTTCTATGTGTTGATCTTTTATTGTGGAGCTTGTTTAGCCTCATTTTTATTGTGGTTAGCAGGTACATGGAACCAAGGTGCCATTCGTTTTAAACAACGTTCGCAGTGTGACAACTGTCAACGTCCTTTGCATTGGTATGAATTGTTTCCTATTTTTTCTAGCCTTTTTGCACGCTTTCGTTGTGTCTCATGTTCTAAGCCTATCTCGTTTAACTATTTTCTGTCCGAATTTTTCATTGGCTTATTATGGGTTTTCCTCGTCCATCATTTAACGTATTCTTTCGATAATACTCTATTGGCGCAAATATTTCTTTTGTTGAGAATTATCCTGCTTATTTTGATGGCTTTCATCGATATTTTAGAGCGATGGGTACCCGATGTGTTGCAGCTAGGGATATTTATTTGTTCATTGATTGAATTGAATAGCGTTCATTTTTCATTCGTGCTTATCCTCTTCTTTCTGCTTTTGCTTATTTTTCTGCTTGGGTCACAATATATAGGTGGAGCTGATCTCAAACTGATTTTTAGCTTAAGTCTAACGATCCCCTTTCATTTGTTCCCACATTTTCTTTTCATTAGTTCTTTAAGTGGTTTGTTTTTCGTTTTCTTCTATAATAGATTCACAAAAACGAATATGATTGAAATTCCATTTGTGCCCTTCTTGAGTTTAGCCTATTATTGTTTGCTTTTTTTGTAG
- the rpoB gene encoding DNA-directed RNA polymerase subunit beta codes for MSQHHTVKYGKKAERRSYARIKEVLDLPNLIEVQTDSYQWFLDEGLKEMFDDISSIIDHSENLELHFVDYVLRDSKYTVDEARSHDANYSKPIYVTLRLINKETGEVKEQEVFFGDFPIMTEMGTFVINGAERVIVSQLVRSPGVYFHDKVDKKGRHSFTSTVIPNRGAWLEFETDAKGIAYVRIDRTRKIPLTVLVRALGFGSDDEILDIFGESDLLELTIDKDIHKNQNDSRVEEALKDVYERLRPGEPKTAESSRNLLMSRFFDPRRYDLANVGRYKVNKKLNILSRIEGLTLAETLADPETGEVILAEGTELNSAAIETLRPYMENNLNDFTLNPSPEGVVGEPIELQQIKVYSPKDPERVVVVIGNGHIEKTKNLTPADIIASINYYLNLEEGIGKTDDIDHLGNRRVRSVGELLQNQFRIGLSRMERVVRERMSMQDVSTITPQQLINIRPVVAAIKEFFGSSQLSQFMDQTNPLGELSHKRRLSALGPGGLTRDRAGYEVRDVHYTHYGRMCPIETPEGPNIGLINNLSTYAKINRYGFIESPFRKVDKKANKVTDVIEYLSADEEDFYVVAQANSLLNDDSTFATDVVMARYTSENIEVTTDKVDYMDVSPKQVVAVATASIPFLENDDSNRALMGANMQRQAVPLLNPKAPIIGTGIEYKAAHDSGAALINKRAGEVVYVDAKRIVVKIEDGTTDEYRLTKFARSNSGTCYNQRPIVTVGDYVDAEEILADGPSMENGEMALGQNPLVAFMTWNGYNYEDAIIMSERLVKDDVYTSIHIEEYESESRDTKLGPEEITREIPNVGEDALKYLDHEGIILIGSEVKDGDILVGKVTPKGVTELSAEERLLHAIFGEKAREVRDTSLRVPHGGGGIVHDVKIFTREDGDELAPGVNKLVRVYIVQKRKINEGDKMAGRHGNKGVVSLIMPEEDMPFMPDGTPIDIMLNPLGVPSRMNIGQVFELHLGMAARELGIHIATPVFDGANEDDVWETVREAGMEADAKTTLYDGRTGEPFDRKVSVGVMYMLKLAHMVDDKLHARSTGPYSLVTQQPLGGKAQFGGQRFGEMEVWALEAYGAAYTLQEILTYKSDDVVGRVKTYEAIVKGQPIPKPGVPESFRVLVKELQALGLDLKVLDANDEEIELQDDDDEDDVVNFNALQKFKDEQKLSSEKAAQAEGQATNTTEATVVDGESKTENQLSED; via the coding sequence TTGAGTCAACATCATACCGTTAAATATGGTAAGAAGGCAGAACGACGTAGTTATGCACGAATTAAAGAAGTGCTTGACTTGCCAAACTTAATTGAAGTTCAAACAGATTCCTATCAGTGGTTTTTAGATGAAGGATTAAAGGAAATGTTTGACGATATTTCGTCAATCATTGATCATTCGGAAAATTTAGAACTGCATTTTGTTGATTATGTTTTAAGAGATTCTAAGTATACGGTAGATGAAGCGCGTAGTCATGATGCGAACTATTCTAAGCCGATTTATGTTACCTTGCGTTTAATCAATAAAGAGACGGGTGAAGTGAAAGAACAAGAAGTCTTTTTTGGTGATTTTCCAATTATGACAGAAATGGGTACCTTTGTTATTAATGGGGCAGAGCGGGTAATTGTATCTCAATTAGTGCGTTCACCAGGTGTCTATTTCCATGATAAAGTAGATAAAAAAGGGCGTCATAGTTTTACTTCAACAGTTATTCCTAACCGTGGCGCATGGTTAGAATTTGAAACAGATGCTAAAGGGATTGCTTATGTACGTATTGACCGTACACGGAAAATTCCTCTAACGGTATTAGTGAGAGCACTAGGTTTTGGTTCTGATGATGAGATTTTGGATATTTTTGGTGAATCCGATTTATTAGAATTGACGATTGATAAAGATATTCACAAAAACCAAAATGATTCTCGTGTGGAAGAAGCTTTAAAAGATGTTTATGAACGTTTACGTCCAGGCGAGCCGAAAACGGCTGAAAGCTCACGTAATTTATTGATGTCACGTTTCTTTGACCCTCGTCGTTATGACTTGGCTAATGTTGGTCGCTATAAAGTGAATAAGAAGTTAAATATCCTTTCACGGATAGAAGGTTTAACCTTAGCTGAAACCCTAGCTGATCCTGAAACAGGTGAAGTTATTTTAGCTGAAGGAACTGAACTGAACTCTGCAGCGATTGAAACATTACGCCCTTATATGGAAAATAATTTAAATGATTTTACCTTAAATCCTTCACCTGAAGGGGTTGTAGGTGAGCCGATTGAATTACAACAAATTAAAGTATATTCACCTAAAGATCCTGAACGAGTTGTCGTTGTTATTGGTAATGGACATATTGAAAAAACTAAAAATTTAACGCCTGCGGATATCATTGCTTCTATTAATTACTATTTGAATTTAGAAGAAGGTATCGGTAAGACAGACGATATTGACCATTTAGGTAATCGTCGTGTTCGTTCAGTCGGTGAGTTATTACAAAATCAATTCCGTATTGGACTTAGCCGTATGGAACGGGTGGTTCGTGAGCGTATGTCTATGCAGGATGTTTCGACAATCACTCCGCAACAATTAATTAATATTCGACCTGTAGTGGCAGCCATTAAAGAATTTTTTGGTTCATCACAATTATCTCAATTCATGGATCAAACCAACCCATTAGGCGAGTTATCACATAAACGTCGTTTATCTGCATTAGGGCCTGGTGGTTTGACTCGGGATCGTGCGGGTTATGAAGTTCGTGACGTTCACTATACGCACTATGGTCGTATGTGTCCGATAGAAACACCTGAAGGACCAAACATTGGTCTGATTAACAACTTATCGACTTATGCTAAAATTAATCGTTATGGATTTATTGAATCACCTTTTAGAAAAGTGGATAAAAAAGCAAATAAAGTCACAGATGTTATTGAGTATCTTTCAGCAGATGAAGAAGACTTTTATGTTGTAGCCCAAGCGAACTCGCTCTTGAATGATGATTCAACGTTTGCCACTGATGTTGTTATGGCGCGTTATACGTCTGAAAATATCGAGGTTACGACGGATAAAGTTGATTATATGGACGTTTCACCTAAGCAGGTTGTAGCTGTAGCAACGGCATCTATTCCTTTCTTGGAAAACGATGACTCAAACCGGGCTTTGATGGGTGCCAACATGCAACGTCAAGCCGTGCCTTTGTTGAACCCTAAAGCACCAATAATCGGGACAGGTATTGAATATAAGGCTGCCCATGACTCAGGGGCTGCTTTAATTAACAAACGTGCAGGTGAAGTGGTCTATGTAGATGCTAAACGCATTGTTGTTAAAATAGAAGATGGGACAACGGATGAGTATCGCTTAACCAAGTTTGCTCGTTCGAACTCTGGAACGTGTTATAACCAACGTCCAATTGTGACCGTTGGTGATTATGTAGATGCTGAAGAAATTCTAGCCGATGGACCATCCATGGAAAATGGGGAAATGGCTTTAGGTCAAAACCCATTGGTAGCCTTTATGACTTGGAATGGTTATAACTACGAAGATGCGATTATTATGTCTGAACGTTTGGTGAAAGATGACGTCTATACGTCTATTCACATTGAAGAATATGAGTCTGAATCACGGGATACTAAATTAGGACCTGAAGAAATAACCCGTGAAATTCCGAACGTTGGGGAAGACGCGCTGAAATACTTAGATCATGAAGGAATTATTTTGATTGGTTCTGAAGTGAAAGACGGCGATATTTTAGTTGGTAAAGTAACACCTAAAGGCGTTACGGAGTTATCTGCTGAAGAACGACTATTACATGCTATATTCGGTGAAAAAGCCCGTGAAGTTCGTGATACTTCCTTGCGTGTCCCTCATGGCGGTGGTGGTATTGTTCATGATGTGAAGATATTTACACGTGAAGATGGTGATGAATTAGCACCAGGGGTTAACAAGTTAGTACGTGTTTACATCGTTCAAAAACGTAAAATCAATGAAGGGGATAAAATGGCTGGACGTCATGGTAATAAAGGGGTTGTATCCTTGATTATGCCAGAAGAAGATATGCCATTTATGCCTGATGGTACGCCAATTGATATTATGTTAAATCCGCTAGGTGTTCCTTCTCGGATGAATATTGGACAAGTATTTGAATTACATTTAGGTATGGCTGCTCGTGAATTAGGCATTCATATCGCTACACCTGTATTTGATGGTGCGAATGAAGATGATGTTTGGGAGACTGTTCGTGAAGCTGGTATGGAAGCCGATGCGAAAACAACTTTATATGATGGACGTACAGGAGAACCTTTTGATCGTAAAGTATCCGTCGGTGTTATGTACATGCTGAAACTAGCCCATATGGTGGATGATAAATTACATGCCCGTTCTACAGGACCATACTCATTGGTGACGCAACAACCTTTAGGTGGTAAAGCTCAATTTGGTGGACAACGTTTTGGTGAGATGGAAGTTTGGGCATTAGAAGCCTATGGTGCTGCCTATACTTTACAAGAAATCTTGACTTATAAATCTGATGACGTTGTCGGTCGTGTGAAAACCTATGAAGCAATTGTTAAAGGCCAACCTATTCCAAAACCAGGTGTGCCAGAATCTTTCCGCGTATTAGTGAAAGAGTTACAAGCCTTAGGTCTAGACCTTAAAGTATTGGATGCTAATGATGAAGAAATTGAACTACAAGATGATGATGATGAAGATGATGTAGTCAACTTCAATGCGCTTCAGAAATTTAAGGATGAACAAAAATTATCATCGGAAAAAGCAGCCCAAGCAGAGGGTCAAGCTACAAATACGACTGAAGCAACCGTTGTAGATGGCGAATCTAAAACTGAGAATCAGTTATCAGAAGACTAG
- the rplL gene encoding 50S ribosomal protein L7/L12, with the protein MALNIENIIAEIKEATILELNDLVKAIEEEFGVTAAAPVAAAGAAAAVEEEQTEFTVELTDAGAAKIKVIKVVREVTGLGLKEAKALVDEAPKAIKEGISKEEAEELKAKIEEVGGVVEVK; encoded by the coding sequence ATGGCTTTAAATATCGAAAATATTATTGCTGAAATTAAAGAAGCAACAATTTTAGAATTAAATGACTTAGTAAAAGCAATTGAAGAAGAATTTGGCGTAACAGCAGCAGCTCCAGTAGCAGCAGCAGGTGCAGCAGCAGCTGTGGAAGAAGAACAAACTGAATTTACTGTTGAATTAACTGACGCTGGTGCAGCTAAAATCAAAGTAATCAAAGTGGTTCGTGAAGTAACTGGTTTAGGTCTTAAAGAAGCTAAAGCTTTAGTTGACGAAGCGCCTAAAGCAATCAAAGAAGGCATCTCTAAAGAAGAAGCTGAAGAATTAAAAGCTAAAATTGAAGAAGTTGGCGGGGTTGTTGAAGTTAAATAA
- the rpoC gene encoding DNA-directed RNA polymerase subunit beta', with product MIDVNKFETMQIGLASPEKIRSWSYGEVKKPETINYRTLKPEKDGLFCERIFGPTKDWECSCGKLKRVRYKGRVCDRCGVEVTRAKVRRERMGHIELAAPVTHVWYFKGIPSRMGLILDLSPRLLEEVIYFASYIVIDPGDTPLEPKSLLSEFEYREKKREYGNRFNAKMGAEAIKELLQAVDLKGEVAELKETLKTATGQKRSRAIRRLDILDAFLESGNRPEWMILDALPVIPPDLRPMVQLEGGRFATSDLNDLYRRVINRNNRLKRLLDLGAPNIIVQNEKRMLQEAVDALIDNGRRGRAVVGPGNRPLKSLSHMLKGKQGRFRQNLLGKRVDYSGRSVIVVGPNLKMYQCGIPKEMAVELFKPFVMKELVEREIATNIKNAKRMIEVQDDAIWPVVEDVIKEHPVLLNRAPTLHRLGIQAFEPTLVDGRAIRLHPLVCEAYNADFDGDQMAVHVPLSEEAQAEARILMLAAQNILNPKDGKPVVTPSQDMVLGNYYLTLEEAGRTGEGLILSSVEEGEIAYQSGYVHLHTRVAIPAKALPGKPFTQWQKDKMMVTTIGKLLFNEIMPIEFPYLNEPSTENLTNQTPDKYFLDKGADIPKVIADMELVKPFKKKDLGNIIAEVFKRFHITETSKMLDRMKDLGYKYSTRAGITVGVADVLNLDTKQGILDEAHARVDNITKQYRRGLITDDERYESVIRTWDQAKDKIQDDLQKKLPRLNPIFMMSDSGARGNISNFTQLAGMRGNMAAPNGKIIELTITSNFREGLNVQEMFISTHGARKGMTDTALKTADSGYLTRRLVDVAQDVIVREDDCGTDKGVFVSEIADGNSIIESLEERLLGRYIQKTVKHPETGEVLASANDFVTEDLAAKIVNAGVKEVSIRSVFTCDTDHGVCKKCYGRNLATGTQVEVGEAVGTIAAQSIGEPGTQLTMRTFHTGGVAGGSDITQGLPRVQEIFEARHPKGQATITEVSGVIESIEEKASDRSRDVTVSGSVDTRTYNIPIQSRLQVVVGDEVVRGQALTEGSIDPKELLQVTDVITVENYLLREVQSVYRSQGVEIGDKHIEVMVRQMLQKVRVMDPGSTDILPGALMDVADFTKANLPAIKGGETPATARPVLLGITKAALETNSFISAASFQETTRVLTDAAIRGKKDVLLGLKENVTIGKLIPAGTGMKRYRDIETNIENPPHPDEVILEDKKQQLK from the coding sequence TTGATAGATGTTAATAAATTCGAAACGATGCAAATCGGACTTGCGTCTCCCGAAAAAATTCGTAGTTGGTCTTATGGTGAAGTTAAGAAACCAGAAACTATTAACTACCGAACTTTAAAACCGGAAAAAGATGGTCTCTTTTGTGAACGAATTTTTGGTCCAACTAAAGACTGGGAATGTAGTTGTGGGAAGTTAAAACGCGTTCGTTATAAAGGTCGTGTTTGTGATCGCTGTGGTGTTGAAGTAACGCGTGCAAAAGTGCGTCGTGAAAGAATGGGGCATATTGAATTAGCTGCTCCAGTTACTCATGTGTGGTACTTCAAAGGTATTCCAAGTAGAATGGGTCTAATTTTAGATTTAAGTCCACGTCTTTTAGAAGAAGTTATTTATTTTGCTTCATATATTGTAATTGATCCAGGTGATACTCCGTTAGAGCCTAAATCATTGTTATCTGAATTTGAATACCGTGAGAAAAAACGTGAATACGGTAATCGTTTCAATGCTAAAATGGGTGCTGAAGCGATTAAAGAGTTATTGCAAGCCGTTGATTTAAAAGGTGAGGTTGCTGAGCTTAAAGAAACATTAAAAACAGCGACAGGCCAAAAACGTAGCCGCGCTATCCGACGTTTGGATATTCTAGATGCTTTCCTAGAATCCGGCAATCGACCAGAATGGATGATTTTAGATGCCCTTCCAGTCATTCCGCCTGATTTACGTCCAATGGTACAATTAGAAGGTGGCCGTTTTGCGACTAGTGATTTGAATGATTTATATCGTCGTGTCATTAACCGTAATAATCGTTTAAAACGACTACTTGATTTAGGTGCACCAAACATTATCGTTCAAAATGAAAAACGGATGTTACAGGAAGCGGTTGATGCGTTAATTGATAATGGTCGACGTGGTCGTGCCGTTGTAGGTCCAGGTAACCGTCCGTTAAAATCATTATCCCATATGTTAAAAGGGAAACAAGGTCGTTTCCGTCAAAACTTACTCGGAAAACGGGTAGATTACTCTGGTCGTTCTGTTATCGTTGTGGGTCCTAACTTGAAAATGTATCAATGTGGTATTCCTAAGGAAATGGCGGTAGAGTTGTTCAAACCTTTCGTGATGAAAGAGTTGGTTGAACGTGAGATTGCAACTAACATTAAAAATGCTAAACGTATGATTGAAGTACAAGATGATGCGATTTGGCCAGTTGTTGAAGATGTTATCAAAGAGCATCCCGTTCTACTTAACCGAGCACCTACTTTGCACCGCCTAGGTATTCAAGCTTTTGAACCAACCTTAGTCGATGGACGTGCGATTCGTCTTCACCCATTAGTATGTGAAGCTTATAATGCCGACTTTGATGGGGATCAAATGGCTGTACATGTGCCTTTATCAGAAGAAGCACAGGCTGAAGCACGTATTTTAATGCTAGCCGCACAAAATATTTTAAACCCTAAAGATGGGAAACCAGTGGTAACCCCTTCACAAGATATGGTTTTAGGTAACTATTATTTAACATTAGAAGAAGCTGGTCGTACAGGTGAAGGGTTGATTTTAAGTAGTGTTGAAGAAGGAGAAATTGCTTATCAAAGTGGTTATGTTCATCTTCATACCCGTGTAGCAATTCCTGCTAAAGCTTTACCAGGGAAACCATTTACCCAATGGCAAAAAGATAAAATGATGGTGACAACAATTGGTAAACTTTTATTTAACGAAATTATGCCAATTGAGTTCCCTTATTTAAATGAGCCATCGACTGAAAACTTAACCAATCAAACACCCGATAAATATTTCTTAGATAAAGGGGCTGACATTCCAAAAGTCATTGCAGACATGGAATTAGTCAAACCGTTTAAGAAAAAAGACTTAGGAAATATCATCGCTGAAGTCTTCAAACGATTCCATATTACAGAAACATCTAAAATGTTAGACCGTATGAAGGATTTAGGTTATAAATACTCAACGCGTGCTGGTATTACAGTAGGAGTGGCTGACGTATTAAATCTAGATACAAAACAAGGAATTCTCGATGAAGCACATGCGCGTGTTGATAATATAACCAAACAATATCGTCGTGGCTTAATTACTGATGATGAACGTTATGAAAGTGTTATTCGTACATGGGATCAAGCGAAAGATAAGATTCAAGATGATCTGCAGAAAAAATTGCCGCGTCTAAACCCAATCTTTATGATGTCCGATTCAGGAGCTCGGGGTAATATCTCTAACTTTACTCAATTAGCTGGAATGCGTGGTAACATGGCGGCCCCTAATGGTAAAATTATCGAATTGACAATTACTTCAAACTTCCGTGAAGGGCTTAATGTACAAGAAATGTTTATCTCTACGCACGGTGCGCGTAAAGGGATGACCGATACAGCTCTTAAGACAGCTGACTCAGGTTACCTAACACGTCGTTTAGTTGATGTGGCTCAAGATGTTATTGTACGTGAAGATGATTGCGGTACAGATAAAGGGGTTTTTGTTTCTGAAATAGCAGACGGCAACAGCATCATTGAATCCCTTGAAGAACGTTTGTTAGGCCGTTATATTCAAAAAACGGTTAAACATCCTGAAACGGGAGAAGTACTCGCTTCAGCTAATGACTTTGTTACAGAAGATTTAGCCGCAAAAATTGTTAATGCGGGTGTTAAAGAAGTGTCGATTCGGTCTGTCTTTACCTGTGATACTGATCATGGTGTATGTAAGAAATGTTATGGCCGTAACCTTGCTACAGGTACACAAGTAGAAGTTGGGGAAGCTGTAGGAACGATTGCAGCTCAATCAATTGGTGAGCCTGGTACACAATTAACCATGCGTACCTTCCATACAGGTGGGGTAGCAGGTGGTAGTGATATTACCCAAGGGTTACCACGTGTTCAAGAAATATTTGAAGCACGTCATCCAAAAGGTCAAGCAACCATCACAGAAGTATCCGGGGTAATTGAGTCGATTGAAGAAAAAGCCTCTGATCGCTCTAGAGATGTTACTGTTTCAGGTTCTGTGGACACACGTACCTACAATATTCCGATTCAATCACGCTTACAAGTCGTTGTTGGGGATGAGGTAGTCCGTGGACAAGCTTTGACAGAAGGATCTATTGACCCTAAAGAATTGTTACAAGTAACGGATGTGATTACGGTAGAAAATTACCTATTACGCGAAGTACAATCTGTCTACCGTAGCCAAGGGGTAGAAATTGGTGATAAACATATTGAAGTAATGGTCCGTCAAATGTTACAAAAAGTTCGTGTCATGGACCCAGGCTCAACTGACATCTTACCAGGTGCTTTAATGGATGTGGCCGACTTTACGAAAGCCAATTTACCAGCCATTAAAGGTGGCGAAACACCAGCTACTGCGCGACCAGTCTTGTTAGGTATTACCAAAGCAGCTCTAGAAACAAACTCATTTATTTCAGCTGCATCCTTCCAAGAAACAACACGTGTATTAACTGATGCTGCCATTCGCGGTAAAAAAGATGTGTTATTAGGATTAAAAGAAAATGTTACGATAGGTAAATTAATTCCAGCAGGTACTGGAATGAAACGTTACCGCGACATAGAAACAAATATCGAAAATCCACCACATCCAGATGAAGTTATCTTAGAAGATAAAAAACAACAACTTAAATAG